The Candidatus Saccharimonadales bacterium nucleotide sequence AAAACATCCAGAAGTAAAACTCGTAACTGTCACTGGTAGTGTCGGTAAAACAAGCACAAAGATGGCAATCGCAACAGTACTGTCGCGTCGCTATAGAGTGCGTCTCCATGAAGGAAATCATAATACTGATGTCAGCGCACCACTCGCAATCTTAGGTATCGAGTACCCAGGAAATATTCACAGTATCGGCGCTTGGCTATCTGTTTTTTCAGCTGCAAGACGTCGTATTCACGAACCAACTGATACAGATATTATTATTCAGGAACTAGGATCTGACCATCCAGGTGAAGTTGCCCATTTTGGTACCTACCTACTACCAGATATTGCAGTTGTTACTGCCGTCTCTCCTGAACATATGGAATTTTTCGGAACGATTGAGGCAGTAGCACAAGAGGAATTAACCGCAGCTAATTTTGCAAAACTCGCTATGATCAACCGTGATGATATTGACGGTAGGTTTGCGAACTTCCTTACAAATTCTAATATTGATACATACGGTACAACAGCTGCTGCTGAGTTTCGTTTTGAAGAAGAAGACTTTACACTTCAGGCTGGCTATACCGGTTCTCTTATCAGCCCTGATAGTGCAACGCCAATCCCAGTTCAAGTTCACGTAGTCGGAGAGCATAGTCTTCGTGCTGCCGTTGCAGCTGCAGCTGTTGGTATGAAACTAGGACTTGGCCCTGAGGAGATTACAGCAGGGCTTGCCGCAATTCATGCTGTACCAGGACGTATGAATCTTCTTCATGGCATCGACGACACTCTCCTCATCGATGATACGTATAATTCCAGCCCACTCGCTCTTAGCTCGGCACTTCAAACACTTTACAGTCTACAGGTTCCTCAGAGAATCGCAGTACTCGGGAGTATGAATGAATTAGGCAGTGTATCAAGTGCTGAACACCAAAAAATTGGGGCTATGTGTGACCCGAGTCTTTTATCATGGGTGATTACTGTAGGCGAAGAGGCAGAAAAATACCTTGCACCTGCTGCTCGTGCTCGTGGATGTCAGGTGAAAAGTTTCCACTCAGCCATTGACGCTGGTGGGTTTGCAAGAAGTGTTCTTGAGCCAGGTGCGGCAATTCTTCTCAAAGGTTCTGAAGGCAATATCTACCTGGAAGAAGCTGTTAAAGTTCTCTGCGTGATGAGTGCTGATCATGAACTTGTTCGTCAGACTCCGGCATGGATGAAGATAAAAGACAACTTCTTTTCAAAATTCGCGTAGTGAATCATTACTGGTTATGTTAAGCTAAAATCAATAATATAGCCGGAGAACTAATCGTGGATGATACAAACAAGCCTAATTTTAATGAAGATCCGTCGGATCAATCACTTGATGCTGAGCCGTCAACTGTCTCGTTCAATACGACACCAGTAGAGCAAAATGCACCATATCAGGCTCCTGACGTAGCGACTCCTGCGGCAGCTCCATTTCAGCCAGCGTCTACCACAGTAGTACCCGTGGCACCGGCAGAGGTAGCTCAGCCCAGCCAGCCAGTACCGACAGTACAGCCAGCCCAGGCACCTACTCAGTCTGCTTTTGGTAATTCTAGTTTCGCATCTGCACCTTCTCCATTGAACACAGTCTCAACTTTGCCACCAAAGAAGTCGAAAAAAGGCCTCATAATCGGCGGCATTATTGCAGCTGTCGCCATTGTTCTTATTGGTACTGGTGTTCTTGCATATAACTTCTGGTTCCAAAATCCTGATAAGGTGATCGTTGATAGTATCATCAATGCATCAAAAGCAAAAACAACTATGCTAAGCGGCCTTATTAAGACAACTGGTCAGGATAAAGTTAGTGTCGTATTCGATGCACAGACAAAAGATAGCTCAGGACTACTCAACGTTAAGGTGACATTCAACTCTGACGGTAAAGATATTACTGTCGAGGGCTCTGGTATCGTTGATAAAGACAACAATCTTTATATCAAAATAAAAAATGTGAAGCAGCTTGTTGACCAAGCAATTGGAGCAGAGGTTTCCGTACCATCAATTGATGCACTTATTGCAAAAGTTGATAACAAGTGGATTAAGATCACGACAGATGACATCGGTAGCTACAACGAAGATGCTAAGAAAGCTAAAAAATGTATCGATGATACATATGCCAAATTTAAAGACGACAATGCTGCAATAAGTGAAGTCACTGACATATTCCAAAAGAATAGATTCGTTGTTGTTAGTAAAGAACTTCCAAGTGAGAACGGCAGTCTTGGTTATGAAATCACATTTGACCAAGCAAAAGTAGACTCATTCGGAAAAGCTGCAGTAAACACAAAGATATACAAGCAGCTTCATGATTGTGACCCAGCATCATTCCCAAGTGACTATACTCCAAGTACAGCTACCGATAGTAAAGGGACTTCCAAAGCGCAGCTATGGATCAGTAGGTGGGGACATGAGATAACAAAATTCACCGCTGATGACGATAGCGACGGTACAAAAACTCACGTTGAATTGTCACCTGTATTTAATAAATCGGTAACGATCGACACGCCAAAAGATTTCGTTACATTTGAAGAACTCAAAAATGATATCTCCAATTTGTTTACAGAAAACTAGATAATGCTTACAGATCCGCTCTCTGTCATAAGAGAGCGGATTTTGTTATACTGTGAAAAGTATGATGCGCTATAACCCTTCAGAGATTGAACCTAAATGGCAAGCAGCCTGGGACGAACAACAGGCTTATGTTGTTGCCGATGATCCATCGAAACAGAAAACATATGTTTCTGGTATGTTTCCATATCCAAGTGGTGCTGGAATGCACACGGGTCACGCATTTAGTTACTCAATCGTTGATGCAATTGCTCGTTTTCATAGGGCGCATGGTAAGAATGTCTTGAACCCAATGGGGTGGGATACATTTGGACTCCCTGCAGAAAACTATGCTATTAAAACAGGTACTGCGCCAGCTGAAATAACGAAAATTAATACAGACAACTTCAAAAAACAATTCCGCCGCATGGGTGTTAGTATTGACTGGACGAGAGAAATTAATACGAGTGATCCAGAATACTATCGCTGGACACAGTGGATATTTACAAAGTTTTTTGAACGTGGACTTGCGTATCAAAAAGAAAGCCTGCAGTGGTGGTGCCCAGTTGATAAGACAGTTCTTGCAAATGAACAAGTAGAAGGCGGCAAATGTTGGCGCTGTGGTACGGAAGTCGTAAAAAAATCCATGAACCAGTGGTTTTTTAAGATAACTGACTATGCGGATGCGCTCCTTGAAGAAATCCCTGACCTCGATTGGCCACAGAAAATTAAAACAGCTCAGACGAATTGGATTGGTAAATCTGAGGGTGCCGAAATCAAGTTTCGTTTAGATGTTAAAGACACGTTAAAATTCACACCAGAACTAACAAAGTTGATTCAGGATGGGAAGAAGTGGTCTACTATTCGACTTGAACCAAAAAATCTCAATGCTGGTGATCTTGTGGGGCTTTCAACAAGGCACAGTGAAACCGAAGTATCGCCGTTTTCTGTCGCAAAAATTAACTCGATTCAAACGATGAAGCTTGGTGATATTGCGCTAGATCTTGATGGTCACGAGCCATTTGCTACGAAAGAACAACAACTAAATAGTTATAAGAAATATTACGGTGAATCAGTTGATTTTGAAACCGTATTTACCATTTACGATTTTAAAACCATCAACGATACAATCACCGTATTTTCTACACGACCAGATACTCTTTTTGGGGCAACTTTTATTGTTCTTGCACCTGAACACCCACTTGCACGAGAACTTGCAACTGACGAATATAAAGAATCTGTCGACGCGTATGTTACAGGAGCAGTAAAAAAATCTGAAATTGATCGAATGAACGATACTCGTGAGAAAACGGGAGTGAGCACAGGTAGCTATGTCACAAATCCAATTAACGGAGAAAAGATTCCTATTTGGATCGCAGACTATGTCCTTGGAGGCTATGGCACTGGAGCTGTTATGGCCGTTCCGGCACATGACGAACGAGATTTTGCTTTTGCAGAAAAGTTCAACTTACCAATCATTGAAGTGATTCAAAAACCAGATAATACCGAAGAGACAACCTACCATGGTGAAGGTCCACTTATAAACAGTGGTATATTTGACGGTATGTCGACAAGCGATGCACGCGAGGAAGTTGTCGCCTGGCTTGAACAGCAGGGGGTTGGTTCGAGTAAAACAACGTATAAAATGCGTGACTGGCTCATTAGTCGTCAACGCTATTGGGGAGCGCCTATTCCAATTATTCACTGTGAAGAACACGGTGCTGTTGCGGTGCCCGAGAATCAGCTGCCTGTGCTACTCCCAGATGTGAAAGATTTCGCGCCGAAAGGTGATGGTAAATCGGTACTTGCGAGTGTTCCTGAATGGGTAAATACGACATGCCCAACATGTGGTAAACCTGCAAGGCGCGAAACAGATACGATGGATGGCTATGCATGTAGTAGTTGGTATTTGCTTCGCTATAGTGACCCACATAACGCTGAGGCGGCTTGGGATCCTGCAAAAGCCAACTATTGGTCTCCTATAGATTACTATGTTGGTGGCGACCATGCAGTAGCTCACCTTCTATATGTCCGTTTCTGGACACACGTCTTCAAAGATATGGGACTTGTCGATTTTAAAGAGCCCGTTAAGAAGTTAATTTACCATGGCTACATCAATGCTGAAGATGGCACTAAGATGAGTAAATCAAAAGGTAATGTCATTGACCCTCTTGATGTTATCGATCAAGGATATGGAGCTGATGCGCTTAGAACCTATCTTCTATTTATGGGCCCAATCGAGCTAGATGCTCCATGGGACTCACGTGGCATTGCAGGAATCTACAGATTTCTTAACCGTGTCTGGACATTATCACAAGAATTTGAGCAATCAGATAAAACATTCACTGGTAATGACAATGCAGTTATTCGTATCCAGCACAAGACGATAAAAAAAGTAACAGATGACTATCATCGCCTTAGTTTCAATACCGCAATCTCAGCGCTCATGGAATATGTAAATGAGCTCTATAAACTAAAGACAGATGGTTTTAGTGAGACCGTGTGGCGCGAGGCACTTTCGACACTTGCGCGTCTCATTGCTCCGTTTGCACCGCACATGGCAGAAGAGCTATGGCAGCAATTTGGTCATGATGGACTCATTCACCAGTCCGGCTGGCCATTATGGGATGATTCGTTAATTACGAGCGAAACGATCGTCGTCATTGTTCAAGTCAATGGAAAGTTACGTGCGAAATTAACATTTGCAAAAGATGCTGACGAAGAAACCGTTAAAAATACCGCACTGACGGATCCAAACGTTCAGAAGTTTACAGACAACAAAAAACCAGCCAAGGTAATTTATATACCGGGCCGGCTAGTAAATATAGTCGTATAAGTTGTCTTTCGACAAGTGAGAGCGTGCGGACGAAGGGTGACAATTGCGCCACCCTTCGTCCTAGTTCAGACTCGGTCGCGGTGACCGTAGGTACCGAAGTACCCGGTCGTGCCTTCGCGTCGAAGCGTCGACAGCTTGCGCTGACGGCTTCTTGCGACACCTATGCAGATCGAGATGATGACCGACCCTACGAAGATTGCAGCCAGGATGGCGACAGTCATCGAGTTGTAGGGGCGGATCTCACCGCGTCCAGCCCAGTAGGAAGTTG carries:
- the murF gene encoding UDP-N-acetylmuramoyl-tripeptide--D-alanyl-D-alanine ligase, encoding MFKKLIQKKLEKYVKAYFKKHPEVKLVTVTGSVGKTSTKMAIATVLSRRYRVRLHEGNHNTDVSAPLAILGIEYPGNIHSIGAWLSVFSAARRRIHEPTDTDIIIQELGSDHPGEVAHFGTYLLPDIAVVTAVSPEHMEFFGTIEAVAQEELTAANFAKLAMINRDDIDGRFANFLTNSNIDTYGTTAAAEFRFEEEDFTLQAGYTGSLISPDSATPIPVQVHVVGEHSLRAAVAAAAVGMKLGLGPEEITAGLAAIHAVPGRMNLLHGIDDTLLIDDTYNSSPLALSSALQTLYSLQVPQRIAVLGSMNELGSVSSAEHQKIGAMCDPSLLSWVITVGEEAEKYLAPAARARGCQVKSFHSAIDAGGFARSVLEPGAAILLKGSEGNIYLEEAVKVLCVMSADHELVRQTPAWMKIKDNFFSKFA
- the leuS gene encoding leucine--tRNA ligase codes for the protein MMRYNPSEIEPKWQAAWDEQQAYVVADDPSKQKTYVSGMFPYPSGAGMHTGHAFSYSIVDAIARFHRAHGKNVLNPMGWDTFGLPAENYAIKTGTAPAEITKINTDNFKKQFRRMGVSIDWTREINTSDPEYYRWTQWIFTKFFERGLAYQKESLQWWCPVDKTVLANEQVEGGKCWRCGTEVVKKSMNQWFFKITDYADALLEEIPDLDWPQKIKTAQTNWIGKSEGAEIKFRLDVKDTLKFTPELTKLIQDGKKWSTIRLEPKNLNAGDLVGLSTRHSETEVSPFSVAKINSIQTMKLGDIALDLDGHEPFATKEQQLNSYKKYYGESVDFETVFTIYDFKTINDTITVFSTRPDTLFGATFIVLAPEHPLARELATDEYKESVDAYVTGAVKKSEIDRMNDTREKTGVSTGSYVTNPINGEKIPIWIADYVLGGYGTGAVMAVPAHDERDFAFAEKFNLPIIEVIQKPDNTEETTYHGEGPLINSGIFDGMSTSDAREEVVAWLEQQGVGSSKTTYKMRDWLISRQRYWGAPIPIIHCEEHGAVAVPENQLPVLLPDVKDFAPKGDGKSVLASVPEWVNTTCPTCGKPARRETDTMDGYACSSWYLLRYSDPHNAEAAWDPAKANYWSPIDYYVGGDHAVAHLLYVRFWTHVFKDMGLVDFKEPVKKLIYHGYINAEDGTKMSKSKGNVIDPLDVIDQGYGADALRTYLLFMGPIELDAPWDSRGIAGIYRFLNRVWTLSQEFEQSDKTFTGNDNAVIRIQHKTIKKVTDDYHRLSFNTAISALMEYVNELYKLKTDGFSETVWREALSTLARLIAPFAPHMAEELWQQFGHDGLIHQSGWPLWDDSLITSETIVVIVQVNGKLRAKLTFAKDADEETVKNTALTDPNVQKFTDNKKPAKVIYIPGRLVNIVV